The DNA window TGTTTTCTCTTCCTACGGGTACTGAGATGTTTCACTTCCCCGCGTTCCCCCCATACACCCTATGTGTTCAGGTGCAGGTGACATCACATGACTGATGCCAGGTTTCCCCATTCGGACACCCTGGGATCACAGCTCGGTTGACAGCTCCCCCAGGCCTATCGCGGCCTCCCACGTCCTTCATCGGCTCCTGGTGCCAAGGCATCCACCGTTCGCCCTTGACAACTTGACCACAAAGATGCTCGCGTCCACTGTGCAATTCTCAACAAACGACCAACCCACAACCCACAGCCCCACACCAGCCCGACACACGTCGACGGTATGCGAGACCAGGCCATGCCTGGCAGCCCCCAGAACTCACGTCCTGGCCAAGGCTCCGAAAGAAACAACCCACGGTTGTTCCTTCAGGACCCAACAGGGTGCTATCCATCCTCCCCAGCCGCACCACAACCAACCGTTCCACACCACCGAAGTGGCCGTACCAGGCGTCGTAGCCGTTGCCAGGATCGAACTCACCAGTGTCTCCGCCATCGAGCACCCCGACCCGACATTCGCAGGTCGCGGGCTCCATACCGTCCTTCGACGGATGGTGCTCCTTAGAAAGGAGGTGATCCAGCCGCACCTTCCGGTACGGCTACCTTGTTACGACTTCGTCCCAATCGCCAGCCCCACCTTCGACGGCTCCCTCCCTTACGGGTTGGGCCACCGGCTTCGGGTGTTGCCGACTTTCGTGACGTGACGGGCGGTGTGTACAAGGCCCGGGAACGTATTCACCGCAGCGTTGCTGATCTGCGATTACTAGCGACTCCGACTTCACGGGGTCGAGTTGCAGACCCCGATCCGAACTGAGACCGGCTTTTTGGGATTCGCTCCACCTCACGGTATCGCAGCCCATTGTACCGGCCATTGTAGCATGCGTGAAGCCCTGGACATAAGGGGCATGATGACTTGACGTCATCCCCACCTTCCTCCGAGTTGACCCCGGCAGTCTTCGATGAGTCCCCGCCATAACGCGCTGGCAACATCGAACGAGGGTTGCGCTCGTTGCGGGACTTAACCCAACATCTCACGACACGAGCTGACGACAGCCATGCACCACCTGTCACCGGCCCCGAAGGACCCCCCATCTCTGGAGGATTTCCGGCGATGTCAAACCCAGGTAAGGTTCTTCGCGTTGCATCGAATTAATCCGCATGCTCCGCCGCTTGTGCGGGCCCCCGTCAATTCCTTTGAGTTTTAGCCTTGCGGCCGTACTCCCCAGGCGGGGCGCTTAATGCGTTAGCTGCGGCACAGGGAACCGGAGAGGCCCCCCACACCTAGCGCCCAACGTTTACAGCGTGGACTACCAGGGTATCTAATCCTGTTCGCTCCCCACGCTTTCGCTCCTCAGCGTCAGTATCGGCCCAGAGACCCGCCTTCGCCACCGGTGTTCCTCCTGATATCTGCGCATTTCACCGCTACACCAGGAATTCCAGTCTCCCCTACCGAACTCTAGCCTGCCCGTATCGACTGCAGGCCCGCAGTTGAGCCGCGGGTTTTCACAGTCGACGCGACAAGCCGCCTACGAGCTCTTTACGCCCAATAAATCCGGACAACGCTCGCGCCCTACGTCTTACCGCGGCTGCTGGCACGTAGTTGGCCGGCGCTTCTTCTGCAGGTACCGTCACTTGCGCTTCGTCCCTGCTGAAAGAGGTTTACAACCCGAAGGCCGTCATCCCTCACGCGGCGTCGCTGCATCAGGCTTCCGCCCATTGTGCAATATTCCCCACTGCTGCCTCCCGTAGGAGTCTGGGCCGTGTCTCAGTCCCAGTGTGGCCGGTCGCCCTCTCAGGCCGGCTACCCGTCGTCGCCTTGGTAGGCCATCACCCCACCAACAAGCTGATAGGCCGCGAGCCCATCCCAGGCCGAAAAACTTTCCACCACCAGCCATGCGGCCAGCAGTAATATTCGGTATTAGCCCCCGTTTCCGAGGGTTATCCCAAAGCCTAGGGCAGGTTGCTCACGTGTTACTCACCCGTTCGCCGCTCGAGTACCCCGAAGGGCCTTTCCGCTCGACTTGCATGTGTTAAGCACGCCGCCAGCGTTCGTCCTGAGCCAGGATCAAACTCTCCAACAAAAACTTGGAAAATCATCCTGACAACAAAAATGTTGCCAAAGGAATCCACACCAGCCGAACCAAAGCTCGACCAGCGCGGGGGTAAATCATAATTGGCACTGGCTTATCAAGCACCCTGTTGAGTTCTCAAAGAACAACCACACACCAACCAACAACCCCCCATCAGGAGGACCACCAGCCGGGGCATCTCGTCCCGCACCCGCCGCTCCCGCGCCGGGCACTTTTACTACGTTACCCGCCGGTTTCCGCCCTGTCAAACCGGAACCTCCCGATCTGACCCGCTTCCACCCGAATCACGGGCGCCATGGACACGAAACGGCTGCCGCCGTATTTGCTCCATGACTTCCGGCAGGCCGGCCGCCGCGGTAACCCGCAAGGCCGCCCGGTTCCCCACCGGCGATGAACCATACCCGGTCGGCTCCGCCCCGCCAAATCCACCCTCCGGTGGATCCGGGGCCCCGCCCGGCCGGGTCCGCGAGGTGCAACCCCGCGACCCGGAAGCCCATTCCCGCGCCCGGCCTCCCAGGGCTTTCGCCCCGTTTCGTCCGTTCCGCGCTGGCAGTAGAAAAGTTACGCCCCCGCCGGATTGATCGTCAAATCCGGCGGGGGCGTCCCGCGTCACACGTCGCCGTACGGCCCTATCCGCGCAGCTCCACCCCGGCGAACGACTTCTTGCCGCGGCGCAGCACCAGGTACCGGCCGTGCAGCAGGTCCTCCGGGCCCACCGTCGCGTCGACCTCGGCGATCCTGCGGTTGTTCACGTACGCGCCGCCCTCGGCGATGACCCGCCGGGCCTCCTTCGTGCTCGGGACCAGGCCCGACTCCTTCAGCAGGCCGGCCACGTCGGGCAGTTGGGCGACGTGGACCAGGCCGGCCTCGGTGAGCGCGGCCCGCAGCGTCTCCGGGGCGAGGTCGTCCAGCGAGCCGCGGCCGAAGAGCGCCTGGCTGGCCACCACGGCCTGGGCCATCTCGCGCTCGCCGTGCACGAGCGAGGTCAACTCCTCGGCGAGGGCCCGCTGGGCGAGCCGGGCCTGGGGACGCTCGGCCGTCTCCTTCTCCAGGTCCTCGATCTCCTCCCGCGAGCGGAAGCTGAAGTAGCGCAGGTAGCGGGTCACGTCCCGGTCGTCGGCGTTGAGCCAGAACTGGTAGAACGCGTACGGGCTGGTCAGCTCCGGGTCGAGCCAGACCGCGCCGCCCTCGGTCTTGCCGAACTTGGTGCCGTCGGCCTTGGTCACCAGCGGGGTGACGAACGCCTGCACCGGGCCGGCGCCGCGGCGGCGGACGAAGTCCACGCCGGCGGTGATGTTGCCCCACTGGTCGGAGCCGCCGAACTGGAGCTGGCAGCCGTGCCGGCGGTGCAGCTCGTAGAAGTCGTTGGCCTGGAGGAGCTGGTAGCTGAACTCGGTGAAGCTGATGCCGCTCTCCAGCCGGGCCTTCACGACCTCCCGGGCCAGCATCTTGTTCACCGGAAAGTGCTTGCCGACGTCCCGGAGGAACTCGACGACCGACATCTCGCCGGTCCAGTCCAGGTTGTTGACCAGGTGCGCGGCGTTCTCGCCCGTGTACGAGACGAAGGGCGCGAGCTGCTCGCGGATGCGGGCCACCCAGCCGGCGACCACCTCGGGCGGGTTGAGCGACCGCTCGGCG is part of the Micromonospora olivasterospora genome and encodes:
- the tyrS gene encoding tyrosine--tRNA ligase produces the protein MTDSSPPPSGRDSLTEDLRWRGLIQDSTGPDELRALLDGSAATFYVGFDPTAASLHVGHLMQVITARRLQLAGHRPLLLVGGATGQIGDPKESAERSLNPPEVVAGWVARIREQLAPFVSYTGENAAHLVNNLDWTGEMSVVEFLRDVGKHFPVNKMLAREVVKARLESGISFTEFSYQLLQANDFYELHRRHGCQLQFGGSDQWGNITAGVDFVRRRGAGPVQAFVTPLVTKADGTKFGKTEGGAVWLDPELTSPYAFYQFWLNADDRDVTRYLRYFSFRSREEIEDLEKETAERPQARLAQRALAEELTSLVHGEREMAQAVVASQALFGRGSLDDLAPETLRAALTEAGLVHVAQLPDVAGLLKESGLVPSTKEARRVIAEGGAYVNNRRIAEVDATVGPEDLLHGRYLVLRRGKKSFAGVELRG